Proteins from a single region of Hypomesus transpacificus isolate Combined female chromosome 9, fHypTra1, whole genome shotgun sequence:
- the aadacl4 gene encoding arylacetamide deacetylase-like 4 encodes MDIATAILIIGFAALVAAFLLLVIGLVYSELMNSDIPPGVANPWKLHVVHGLLVGIAIVGRILERLGLCSQIGITRWIRAFLLVRIKPVPPGLRVKDGRFSGVPIRVYEPTGAWEGLGRAMVYFHGGGWVTGSIDIVDDICRRIAKESQTTVVSVGYRLAPEHRYPAQLDDCEAATCHFLSVAEAEFGVDPARVAVGGDSAGANLAAALCQRLARRTSGHLPSPCAQVLIYPALQMADFSLPSYQQNHAVPILFRGRVAFYFLQYLNGDMSRCLDVLDGVHVPLELRQRYQEWLSPTNLPPACLTRGYRDPPSHDFDGEVYHAVKAGLDPEVSPLLANDDVLRLAPPTFVLTCEFDVLRDDGILYRKRLLDLGLAVTWHHVTDGFHGIVNFINQGWLSFASATQAVDSVVNYVKTL; translated from the exons ATGGACATCGCCACAGCAATTTTAATAATTGGCTTTGCTGCGCTCGTCgctgccttcctcctcctggtAATTGGCCTTGTATACTCGGAGCTGATGAATTCAGACATTCCTCCTGGGGTTGCGAATCCTTGGAAACTGCATGTAGTTCATGGCTTGTTGGTTGGCATAGCGATTGTG gGCCGGATCCTGGAGCGTCTGGGTCTGTGTTCCCAGATCGGCATCACACGTTGGATCAGGGCCTTCCTCCTGGTCCGGATCAAGCCCGTTCCCCCCGGGCTGCGTGTGAAGGATGGCAGGTTCTCAGGGGTGCCGATCAGGGTGTATGAGCCCACGGGGGCCTGGGAGGGCCTGGGCAGGGCTATGGTCTACTTCCACGGGGGAGGCTGGGTGACCGGAAGCATAG ATATCGTCGACGATATTTGCAGGCGCATCGCCAAGGAGTCCCAGACCACAGTGGTGTCTGTGGG GTACCGCCTGGCCCCCGAACACAGGTACCCTGCACAGCTGGATGACTGCGAGGCCGcaacgtgtcacttcctgtctgtggctGAGGCGGAATTTGGCGTGGACCCGGCCCGAGTGGCGGTCGGCGGCGACAGTGCTGGAGCGAACCTGGCAGCCGCGCTGTGCCAGCGCCTGGCGAGGAGGACGTCTGGACACCTGCCCTCTCCCTGTGCCCAGGTCCTGATCTACCCAGCTCTGCAGATGGCCGATTTCAGTCTGCCCTCGTACCAGCAGAACCACGCCGTGCCCATATTGTTCCGTGGCCGGGTGGCGTTCTACTTCCTGCAGTACCTCAACGGGGACATGTCCCGGTGCCTGGATGTGCTGGATGGCGTGCATGTGCCCCTGGAGCTCAGGCAGAGGTACCAGGAGTGGCTCTCCCCGACCaacctgccccctgcctgcctgacgAGGGGCTACCgggaccccccctcccacgACTTTGATGGCGAGGTGTACCACGCCGTCAAGGCGGGTCTGGACCCTGAGGTGTCGCCCTTGTTGGCCAACGATGACGTCCTTCGCCTGGCTCCGCCCACGTTCGTCCTCACCTGCGAGTTTGATGTCCTGAGGGATGATGGGATACTTTACAGGAAGAGGCTGCTTGACCTGGGATTGGCTGTCACCTGGCACCATGTGACAGACGGTTTCCATGGTATTGTTAACTTTATAAACCAGGGCTGGCTCAGCTTTGCTTCAGCAACACAGGCTGTGGATAGTGTTGTGAATTATGTCAAAACTCTCTAA
- the cfap107 gene encoding uncharacterized protein C1orf158 homolog, producing the protein MGKREPYCDKWSLPGWRIEQKYGNKVLIGNWVEEKLQFSRECQTANSTSRSDYQPHWNHRPDVFLRRSALRRAEGLPSKLLLSHHGIPNSHCLVTLYDEAYARMPGAALPALRSWHPDKMAWAPERSDEPAVAPPTNFGLARSRRLHLEQQREPLPALSVYASSYQRLPASAFPQRASASAPRGLSSRLYPANNHNKDLELRQQPSRLVPDSYPSLGLLPSLGRA; encoded by the exons ATGGGGAAACGAGAGCCCTACTGCGATAAGTGGAGTTTACCTGGCTGGAGGATAGAGCAGAAATATGGCAACAAAGTCCTCATAGGTAACTGGGTGGAAGAGAAACTGCAG TTCAGCAGGGAATGTCAGACGGCCAACAGCACCAGCCGGTCAGACTACCAGCCTCATTGGAACCATCGACCAGACGTCTTCCTGAGACGAAGTGCCCtgaggagggcagag GGTCTTCCCAGCAAGCTGCTCCTATCCCACCACGGCATCCCCAACTCCCACTGCCTGGTGACCCTCTACGACGAGGCGTATGCCCGCATGCCCGGTGCCGCCCTGCCCGCGCTGCGCTCCTGGCACCCTGACAAGATGGCGTGGGCGCCGGAGAGGTCAGACGAACCAGCAGTAG ccccccctacTAACTTCGGCCTGGCTCGGTCCAGACGGCTCCATCTGGAGCAGCAGCGGGAGCCCCTCCCGGCGCTCAGCGTCTACGCCTCGTCCTACCAGAGGCTCCCGGCCAGCGCCTTCCCCCAGCGCGCCTCGGCCAGCGCTCCGCGAGGCCTCTCCAGCAGACTCTACCCtgccaacaaccacaacaaggACCTGGAGCTGAGGCAGCAGCCCAGCAGGCTGGTCCCAGACAGCTACCCCAGCCTCGGGCTCCTCCCGTCCCTCGGCCGGGCCTAG